A region from the Hypericibacter adhaerens genome encodes:
- the pgsA gene encoding CDP-diacylglycerol--glycerol-3-phosphate 3-phosphatidyltransferase, producing MITSLPNLLTLSRIVAIPLLVALLYLPGDIWRWAACVVYAVACITDYLDGHLARSLSQTSALGRFLDPIADKLLVAAAIVVMTALGYISGWTVLAGVVILCREILVSGLREFLAELRVGVPVSMLAKWKTTVQMIALGFLILGDAGPAVLPVKLIGEIGFWIAAILTLVTGYDYLVTGLKHMQSESQGSR from the coding sequence ATGATCACCAGCCTGCCCAACCTGCTGACGCTCTCCCGAATCGTCGCCATCCCGCTGCTCGTGGCGCTGCTTTACCTGCCGGGGGACATCTGGCGCTGGGCGGCCTGCGTGGTCTATGCGGTCGCCTGCATCACCGACTATCTCGACGGCCATCTGGCGCGCAGCCTGAGCCAGACCTCGGCCCTGGGCCGCTTTCTCGATCCCATCGCCGACAAGCTCCTGGTCGCGGCCGCGATCGTGGTGATGACGGCGTTGGGTTATATCTCGGGCTGGACCGTGCTCGCCGGCGTGGTGATCCTCTGCCGCGAGATCCTGGTCTCGGGCTTGCGCGAGTTCCTGGCCGAGCTGCGCGTGGGCGTGCCGGTCTCCATGCTCGCCAAATGGAAGACCACGGTGCAGATGATCGCGCTGGGATTCCTCATCCTGGGCGATGCCGGGCCGGCGGTGCTGCCGGTCAAGCTGATCGGCGAGATCGGCTTCTGGATCGCCGCCATCCTGACGCTCGTCACCGGCTACGACTATCTCGTCACCGGCCTCAAGCATATGCAGAGCGAGAGCCAGGGCTCGCGATGA
- a CDS encoding molybdopterin molybdotransferase MoeA, whose translation MSQPLDRDCFSGSEPLMTLGAALALLCARIRPVVGIERLPLEAALGRILAADIVAGFDVPGHDNAAVDGYAVYGEDLNPTGETRLPIAGRAAAGHPLAGLQARGTAVRIFTGAMMPAGLQAAPGPDTVAMQEECRIEEGTVVIPAGLERGRNRRRRGEDIRAGRKILEAGQRLRPQEIGLAAAAGQAVIPLRARLRVALFSTGDELAEPGQPLGAGTIHDSNRYVLGALLRQSGAAVGDLGILPDRPDAVRLALQVAARDHDLLLTSGGVSSGEEDHVKAALLSMGRLHVWRLAIKPGRPVALGQIDAADRAVPFIGLPGNPVAAMVTYLRIARPLILGLMGAKDLEPVRYRLPAAFALRKKRDRREFLRGWVETDGNGRQRLQRFEQESSAILTSMTAAAGLIEIAEDVTEVAPGDLLDFLPFAEMR comes from the coding sequence ATGAGCCAGCCGCTCGATCGAGACTGCTTCTCCGGCAGCGAGCCGCTGATGACGCTGGGAGCCGCGCTGGCGCTGCTCTGCGCGCGCATCCGCCCCGTCGTCGGGATCGAGCGCCTGCCGTTGGAGGCGGCGCTGGGCCGCATCCTGGCGGCGGATATCGTCGCCGGCTTCGACGTGCCGGGCCATGACAACGCCGCCGTCGACGGCTATGCGGTCTATGGCGAGGATCTGAACCCGACGGGCGAAACCCGCCTGCCGATCGCCGGCCGCGCCGCCGCGGGACATCCGCTGGCGGGGCTTCAGGCGCGCGGCACCGCCGTGCGCATCTTCACCGGCGCGATGATGCCGGCGGGCCTTCAAGCCGCGCCCGGGCCCGACACGGTGGCGATGCAGGAGGAATGCCGCATCGAAGAGGGAACCGTCGTGATCCCGGCGGGCCTCGAGCGCGGCCGCAACCGGCGCCGGCGCGGCGAGGATATCCGGGCCGGCCGCAAGATCCTCGAGGCGGGCCAACGGCTGCGGCCGCAGGAGATCGGGCTCGCTGCCGCGGCGGGACAAGCCGTGATTCCGTTGCGGGCGCGCCTGAGGGTCGCGCTGTTCTCGACCGGGGACGAGCTGGCCGAGCCGGGCCAACCGCTGGGCGCGGGCACGATCCACGATTCCAACCGCTATGTCCTGGGCGCCCTGCTGCGCCAAAGCGGTGCCGCGGTCGGCGATCTCGGCATCCTGCCCGACCGGCCCGACGCGGTGCGCCTGGCGCTGCAGGTAGCCGCGCGCGATCACGATCTGCTGCTGACCTCGGGCGGCGTCTCGAGCGGCGAGGAAGATCATGTCAAGGCGGCCCTCCTGTCGATGGGCCGGCTGCATGTCTGGCGGCTCGCGATCAAGCCGGGGCGTCCCGTGGCGCTGGGCCAGATCGACGCCGCGGACCGCGCGGTGCCCTTCATCGGCCTGCCCGGCAATCCGGTCGCGGCGATGGTGACCTATCTGCGGATCGCGCGGCCGCTGATCCTGGGGTTGATGGGCGCGAAGGATCTGGAGCCGGTCCGCTATCGCCTGCCCGCCGCCTTCGCGCTCCGCAAGAAGCGCGACCGCCGCGAGTTCCTGCGCGGCTGGGTCGAGACCGACGGCAACGGCCGGCAGAGGCTGCAGCGCTTCGAGCAGGAAAGCTCGGCCATCCTCACCTCGATGACGGCCGCCGCGGGACTGATCGAGATCGCGGAGGATGTGACCGAGGTAGCCCCGGGCGACCTCCTGGATTTCCTGCCCTTCGCCGAAATGCGGTGA
- the mobB gene encoding molybdopterin-guanine dinucleotide biosynthesis protein B — protein sequence MKVMGLAGWSGSGKTTLMMRLLPELIGRGLTVSTMKHAHHSFDIDQPGKDSYVHRSAGAKEVMVASAHRWALMHEIRGEPEPGAADLMRHMTPVDLVLIEGFKREPHPKLEVHRQANGKPLIHPEDPHIVAVASDTALPGVTLPVLPLDDIKAIADFVIRHCGLRAGRSAE from the coding sequence ATGAAGGTGATGGGCCTCGCCGGCTGGAGCGGCAGCGGCAAGACCACCTTGATGATGCGTCTCCTGCCCGAGCTGATCGGGCGCGGGCTCACGGTCTCGACCATGAAGCACGCCCATCACAGCTTCGACATCGACCAGCCCGGGAAGGACTCCTATGTCCATCGCTCGGCCGGCGCCAAGGAGGTCATGGTCGCATCGGCCCATCGCTGGGCCCTGATGCACGAGATCCGGGGCGAGCCGGAACCGGGCGCAGCCGACTTGATGCGGCATATGACCCCCGTCGATCTGGTGCTCATCGAAGGCTTCAAGCGCGAGCCGCATCCCAAGCTCGAAGTGCACCGCCAGGCCAACGGCAAGCCCCTGATTCATCCCGAGGACCCGCATATCGTCGCGGTCGCCAGCGACACGGCCCTGCCCGGCGTCACCCTGCCGGTGCTGCCGCTCGACGACATCAAGGCGATCGCCGATTTCGTCATCCGGCATTGCGGGCTAAGGGCCGGCCGGTCGGCCGAATGA
- the uvrC gene encoding excinuclease ABC subunit UvrC, which yields MRVQSLAEGVAVLEAHLKTLPSSPGVYRMLNAAGDALYVGKARNLKRRVTSYIQIDRLPIRLRRMVAETHHLEVVVTHTEVEALLLESNLVKRLRPRYNVQLRDDKSFPYILVTADHPAPQITKHRGARSRPGEYFGPFASAGAVNRTLTALQRAFLLRSCSDSVYATRTRPCLLFQIKRCSAPCVGRIGEADYAQLVAEAHDFLAGQSRAVQQRLAQAMQAASEALDFETAARLRDRIRALAQVQAHQDINVEDIDEADVIAIHQAGGQTCVQVFFFRAGSNYGNRSYFPSHDRETALDEVLAAFIGQFYENKTPPRLILLSDRPAEEALLQEALGVSANRKVELLVPQRGSKRRVIDHALANAREALARRMAENSTQRQLLDGVAQKLGLDGPPDRIEVYDNSHIQGRNAYGCMIVAGPDGFIKNAYRKFSIGGGTAKGRTKPPETPAASARLNELSDAFAPAPLASEAEATPAEIVAALPPPTGGDDYAMMREVMQRRFARALKEDPERERGTWPDLVMLDGGQGQLNSALEVFAELGIDDVPIVAIAKGPDRDAGRERFFMPGKPPFSLEPKDPVLYFLQRLRDEAHRFAIGTHRAKRSKQIGQSLLDEIPGIGAKRKKALLLHFGSAAAVARAGLTDLAQVEGISETVAQKIYDHFQRS from the coding sequence ATGCGCGTTCAGAGCCTGGCCGAAGGGGTCGCGGTGCTCGAAGCCCATCTGAAGACCCTGCCCTCCTCGCCCGGCGTCTACCGGATGCTGAACGCGGCGGGCGACGCGCTTTATGTGGGCAAGGCCCGGAATCTGAAGCGGCGCGTCACCTCCTACATCCAGATCGATCGGCTGCCGATCCGGCTCCGGCGCATGGTGGCGGAAACGCATCACCTCGAGGTGGTGGTGACTCACACCGAGGTGGAAGCGCTGCTGCTCGAGAGCAATCTCGTGAAGCGGCTGCGGCCCCGCTACAACGTGCAGCTCCGCGACGACAAGTCGTTTCCTTACATTCTTGTGACAGCCGATCATCCGGCACCGCAGATCACCAAGCACCGCGGCGCCCGCTCGCGGCCGGGCGAGTATTTCGGCCCCTTCGCGTCGGCCGGCGCCGTCAACCGCACCCTGACCGCACTGCAGCGCGCCTTCCTGCTGCGCTCCTGCTCCGACAGCGTCTACGCGACCCGCACCCGGCCCTGCCTGCTCTTTCAGATCAAGCGCTGCTCGGCGCCCTGTGTCGGCCGCATCGGCGAAGCCGACTATGCGCAGCTCGTGGCCGAGGCGCATGATTTCCTGGCGGGCCAGAGCCGGGCCGTGCAGCAGCGCCTGGCCCAGGCCATGCAGGCCGCGAGCGAAGCGCTCGATTTCGAGACCGCCGCCCGGCTGCGCGACCGCATCCGCGCACTGGCGCAGGTGCAGGCGCATCAGGACATCAATGTCGAGGATATCGACGAGGCCGATGTCATCGCCATCCACCAGGCGGGCGGCCAGACTTGCGTGCAGGTGTTCTTCTTCCGCGCCGGCTCCAACTACGGCAACCGCTCCTATTTCCCGTCCCACGACCGCGAGACCGCGCTGGACGAGGTGCTGGCCGCCTTCATCGGCCAGTTCTACGAGAACAAGACACCGCCGCGGCTGATCCTGCTCAGCGACAGGCCCGCCGAGGAGGCGCTGCTGCAGGAGGCGCTCGGCGTCTCCGCAAACCGCAAGGTCGAGCTGCTGGTGCCGCAGCGCGGCTCGAAGCGCCGCGTGATCGATCATGCGCTGGCCAATGCGCGCGAGGCGCTGGCACGGCGCATGGCGGAGAATTCCACCCAGCGCCAGCTGCTCGACGGGGTGGCGCAGAAGCTGGGTCTGGACGGCCCGCCCGACCGGATCGAGGTCTATGACAACAGCCACATCCAGGGCCGCAATGCCTATGGCTGCATGATCGTGGCCGGCCCCGACGGCTTCATCAAGAACGCCTATCGGAAATTCTCGATCGGCGGCGGCACGGCCAAGGGCAGGACCAAGCCGCCCGAGACGCCGGCGGCCTCGGCCAGGCTCAACGAGCTCTCCGATGCCTTCGCGCCGGCGCCGCTCGCGAGCGAGGCGGAGGCGACGCCGGCCGAGATCGTGGCGGCGCTGCCGCCGCCGACCGGCGGCGACGATTACGCGATGATGCGCGAGGTGATGCAGCGCCGCTTCGCCCGCGCGCTCAAGGAGGATCCCGAGCGCGAGCGCGGCACTTGGCCGGATCTGGTCATGCTCGATGGCGGCCAGGGGCAGCTCAATTCGGCGCTCGAGGTCTTCGCCGAGCTCGGCATCGACGACGTGCCGATCGTCGCCATCGCCAAGGGGCCCGACCGCGATGCGGGCCGCGAGCGTTTCTTCATGCCGGGCAAGCCGCCCTTCAGCCTCGAGCCCAAGGACCCGGTGCTCTATTTCCTGCAGCGCCTGCGCGACGAGGCGCACCGCTTCGCGATCGGAACCCATCGCGCCAAGCGCTCGAAGCAGATCGGCCAGTCCCTGCTGGACGAGATCCCCGGCATCGGCGCCAAGCGCAAGAAGGCGCTGCTGCTGCATTTCGGCTCGGCCGCCGCCGTGGCCCGCGCCGGCCTCACCGACCTCGCCCAGGTGGAGGGCATCAGCGAGACGGTCGCCCAGAAGATCTACGACCATTTCCAGCGCTCGTAA
- a CDS encoding arylsulfotransferase family protein has product MRPRLSGPAEPERGGGGVAGAVLFTLCCCFLAFVGGAYVVLDRLPPYGLLKNAYSAGWALYDKTVHYDNPLQTDLWADARSDGRGVTAYDAGKAFAGYTLYSAGNEAAAYLTDMEGRIIHEWRLPFSQVWDSSSVVEKPRPDAFVSFDKVHLYPNGDLLAVYSGVGDTPWGLGLVKMTKDSHVIWKYLDRVHHDVEVGADGRIYTLTHRLRSEPVPGLPQLETPMLEDFLVVLSPDGEVEKKISLLDAMAASPYRKFLAALSDYARQDPLHTNAAKPIDRVGTAAPAGWKAGDVLLSFREPSLLAVLDPNEGRFVWELRGSWMGQHDPSLLANGHILLFDNLGNVGNAGSSRVLEIDPADGAVAWQYQGTGDRPLESVLRSNAQRLPNGNTLITESDGGRMLEVTAKDEVAWEYINPVRAGLSDRRIPILASGQRVPGDEVKAWLGPQ; this is encoded by the coding sequence GTGCGCCCGCGGCTGTCCGGCCCGGCCGAGCCGGAGCGCGGCGGCGGGGGCGTCGCCGGGGCCGTCCTCTTCACGCTCTGCTGCTGCTTTCTCGCCTTCGTCGGCGGCGCTTATGTGGTGCTCGACCGGCTGCCGCCCTATGGACTGCTGAAGAACGCCTACAGCGCCGGCTGGGCGCTCTACGACAAGACGGTCCATTACGACAATCCGCTGCAGACCGACCTCTGGGCCGATGCGCGCAGCGACGGGCGCGGCGTCACCGCCTATGACGCCGGCAAGGCCTTCGCCGGCTACACGCTCTACAGCGCCGGGAACGAGGCGGCCGCCTACCTGACCGACATGGAGGGCCGCATCATCCATGAATGGCGCCTGCCCTTCAGCCAGGTCTGGGATTCGAGCTCGGTCGTCGAGAAGCCGCGGCCCGACGCCTTCGTCTCCTTCGACAAGGTCCATCTCTATCCCAACGGCGATCTGCTCGCCGTCTATAGCGGCGTGGGCGACACGCCCTGGGGGCTGGGGCTGGTCAAGATGACGAAGGATTCGCACGTGATCTGGAAATATCTCGACCGCGTACATCACGATGTCGAGGTCGGCGCCGACGGCCGCATCTACACCCTGACGCATCGCCTGCGCAGCGAGCCGGTTCCCGGCCTGCCACAGCTCGAGACGCCGATGCTCGAGGATTTCCTGGTGGTGCTCTCGCCCGACGGCGAGGTCGAGAAGAAGATCTCGCTGCTCGACGCCATGGCGGCCTCGCCCTATCGGAAGTTCCTGGCGGCGCTCTCCGACTATGCGCGCCAGGATCCGCTCCATACCAACGCGGCCAAGCCGATCGACAGGGTCGGCACCGCGGCGCCCGCCGGCTGGAAGGCCGGCGACGTGCTGCTCTCCTTCCGCGAGCCGAGCCTGCTCGCCGTGCTCGATCCGAACGAGGGGCGCTTCGTCTGGGAGCTGCGCGGCTCCTGGATGGGCCAGCATGATCCCTCGCTGCTGGCGAACGGCCATATCCTGCTGTTCGACAACCTGGGCAATGTCGGCAATGCCGGCAGCTCGCGCGTGCTGGAGATCGATCCCGCCGACGGGGCCGTCGCCTGGCAGTACCAGGGCACAGGCGACCGTCCGCTCGAGAGCGTACTGCGCTCGAACGCGCAGCGCCTGCCCAATGGCAACACGCTGATCACCGAATCCGACGGCGGGCGGATGCTCGAGGTGACCGCGAAGGACGAGGTCGCCTGGGAATATATCAACCCGGTGCGGGCGGGCCTTTCGGATCGGCGCATCCCGATCCTCGCCAGCGGCCAGCGGGTCCCGGGCGACGAGGTCAAGGCCTGGCTCGGGCCGCAATGA